In the Streptomyces sp. SJL17-4 genome, ACCCCGGTCCTGGCGCCCACCGCGGGCACGGTCACCTTCGCGGGCCCGGTCGGCGGCCGCGGGGTCCTCACCCTCACCCTGCCGAACTCGGGCGCTCCCCCGCTGCGCACCACGTTCACCCCGGTGACTCCGCTGGTGGAGCCCGGCACGCGGGTCCCGGCCGGCACCCCGATCGCCCGGGTCGCCCCCGGCACGCACTGTCCGGAGAGCTGCCTCCACTGGGGCCTCCTCAGAGGCGACCAGTACCTGAACCCGCTGCTCCTGACCGCGCGCGCTCCGTCCCGCCTGCTGCCGATGGGGACGCCTTCGTGAGCGGTCAGGGCACTCCCGCCTGAGCCGTCAGGGCTGGGTGCCGTTGACCCCGTGGAGGGCCATCGTGACCGCCGCCTCGGCGATCTCCGCGGGGTCCTCGGCCGCGCCGAGTTCGATGCGGCGGACCGCGGCGTCGACGACGCCCTGGAGGAGCATGGCGCCAAGCCGGGGCTGGGGCTGGCCCAGGGCGGCGAGGGCTTCGACGATCATGGCGACGAGGCCGCCGTGGGCCGCGCGGATCTTCTCGCGGGCGCCGTCGTCGAGCTCGCTCGCCGAGATGGCGACGACCGCGCGGTGCCGGCGGTCGCCGACGAGCTCCAGCTGCTTGCGGACGTAGGCCTCGACCTTGCCCTGGGGGGTGCCAGCGCCGTCCATGGCGAACTCGACCTCGGCGGCCCAGACGGGGAAGTCGACGGCGCACAGCTCTTCGACGACGGCCGCGCGCGATCGGAAGTACTCGTACACCGAGGAGCGGGCGAGGCCCGTGCGCTCGGCGAGGGCGGGGAAGGTCAGCGCCTCCGTACCGCCCTCGGACAGCAGGGAACGCGCGGCGTCCAGGAGGGCGCCGCGCTGCATCGTCCGGTGCTCGGCCACCGAGGCCGCTCGAATCCTGGGCACGGCTCCACTGTACGACCGGCTCGCCTCCGGTCAGCGTCCGACGTCGGCCAGCTTGGCGCGGAGCTGGAGGACGGACTTGGTGTGGATCTGGCTGACACGGCTCTCGGTGACGCCGAGGACGTGGCCGATCTCGGCGAGGGTGAGGCCCTCGTAGTAGTAGAGCGTGACGACGGTCTTCTCCCGCTCGGGGAGCGTGTTGATGGCGCGCGCGAGCAGTCGGCGCAGCTCACGGTCCTCGGCGACCTCGACGGGGTTGTCCGCGGCGGTGTCCTCGAGGGTGTCCATCAGGGAGAGCCGGTCACCGCCCTCGCCGCCGACGTGCAGCAGCTCTTCGAGGGCGACGACGTTCGCCAGGGACAACTGGCTGAAAACCGCGTGCAGTTCCTCCAGCGTGATGTCCATCTCCGCGGCGACCTCGGTCTCAGAGGGGGTGCGCCGGAGCTGGGCTTCGAGGGTGGCGTACGCGCGCTCGACGTTGCGGGCCTTCTGGCGGACGGAGCGGGGGATCCAGTCGAGGGCGCGGAGTTCGTCGATCATGGCGCCGCGGATGCGGGTGATGGCGTACGTCTCGAACTTGATCGCGCGCTCGACGTCGAACTTCTCGATGGCGTCGATGAGGCCGAAGACGCCGGAGGAGACGAAATCGGCCTGTTCCACATTGGACGGCAGGCCGACGCTGACTCTTCCGGCGACGTATTTGACGAGGGGCGAGTAGTGCAGGATCAGCTGTTCCCGCAGCCGCTCGTCTCCCGTGTCCTTGTACGACCGCCACAGTTCGTCGAGGGAGGTCGGTGCGGGTGGTCGCACGGTGCCCCGGGCTGCTGGGGGCACCGCAGCGCGGTCAGACCCGGAGGTGTGCTGGGGCATGCGTTGCCTTGAGCCGTTCTGCTGTCGGGTGCGTCGGTGTGGGTGTCCTGGACGGAATCCTGGTGAGCGTAGCGTGAGTGCGCGGTCGCGGTGCGCGAACATCGGCGGATCGCGCCGCTCCGGGTGGACGCCGTCGGCCACACCTTCGAACCCGGGCCGTGGCGCGTGTCGGCCCCTCGGGTGCGGCCGAGAGAACTCGATTGTTCATCGGCATCACCTTTTCACCCGAATGCGCCAGGTCAAGTACCGCCTCGCCGCGCGTTCGACACGGGTGTTGTCGTGTTCGTCAACTGCCAGCCGTCTCCGTGTCGTTCGACGAAGCCGAGGGAGTGGAGTTCGTACAGCTTGGCGAGGGTGTCGTCGGGGGTGGTTCCGGCGCGGCGGGCGATGACGGTGGTGGGGGTGGGGCCGCGGGCGGGGATCGCTTCGAGGATGTGCGCCGTGGCGGGGGCGAGGAGGTCGCGCGGGAGGACGGGTCCCCGGCGCGCCGGGGCGAGCTGACCCATGTCGCCGACGAGTTCGACGATCTCGTCGGCGTCGGTGACGAGGGTGGCGTCGCCGCGGAGGAGTTCATGGACGCCGGCGGAGAGTGCGCTGGTCACGGGGCCGGGGACGCCCATGGTGTGGCGACCGAGGCGCGCGGCGGCGCGGGCGGTGACGAGGGAGCCGCTGCGGTGTTGGGCCTCGATCACGACGGTGCCTCGGGTGAGGGCGGCGATGACCCGGTTGCGGAGGATGAAGCGGCTGGGGGTGGGGTGACTCTCGGGCGGCAACTCCCCTACGACGAGGCCCTGTTCGGCGACACGGCGGATCAGCTGGTCGTGGCCGCGGGGGTACGGCGTGTCGACGCCGCAGGCGAGGACGGCGACGGTGGCTCCGCCTGCGGCGAGTGCGCCGCGGTGGGCGGCTCCGTCGATGCCGTAGGCGGCTCCGGAGACGACGACCCAGCCTTGGCGGGCGAGGCCGGTGGCGAGGTCGGCGGCGGTGTGGGCGCCGTACGGGGTGCAGGCGCGGGCGCCGACGAGGGCCACGGAGCGGAGGGCCCAGGTGCGCAGGTCGGCGGGGCCTCGGACCCAGAGGCCGAGGGGGCGGGTGTCCGCGAGGTCGTCGAGTTGGCGGGGCCATTCGGTGTCGCCGGGGACGAGGAAGCGTCCGCCGAGGTCGTGGATGGTGGCGAGGTCGCGGGTGGGGTCGGCGGCGGTGGCGCGGAGTCGCCAGGAGGCGACCCTTCTGGGCGCGGTGCCGGGGAAGGGGTCTGCTTCGCCGTCTCCCCGGGGAGCGGGCGTGGTGTCGAGCAGCCGGTCGAGGAAGCCGGTGGCGCCGTAGCGCTGGAGCCAGCGGCCGGCGTGTTCGTCGCCGGGCTCGACGGCGCGGCTGAGCGTGGCCCGGGCCAGCCGCTCGCCGAGGGAGGCGGTGCCGGGGGTTTCGGGGCGGGGGTCGGAGGCGGGGGTGGTCATGCGCGGTCCCCCGCTCCGACGGGCACACCGCGGGCGATGCCGGTGCGCAGTTCGAGGGCGAGGGCGATGTCCTCGCTGTCGGGGCGGTCGTGTCCGGCGAGGTCGGCGACGGTCCAGGCGACGCGGAGGACCCGGTCGAGACCGCGGGCGGTGAGGAGTCCGCGTTCGATGTCGCGTTCGGCGGTGGCGAGGGCTCCGGGGGCGGCGAGGTAGCGGGTGCGGAGTTCGTGTCCGGGGATCTCGCTGTTGACGCTCCAGGGGGTGTCCCCGAGGCGGGCGGTGGCGCGGGCGCGCGCTTCGCGGACGCGTTCGGCCACGACCGCGGTGGTCTCGCCGCGGCCGCCCTGGCCGAGGAGGTCGGCGCGGGTGACGGGTTCGACGTCGACGCGGAGGTCGACACGGTCGAGGAGCGGTCCGGAGAGGCGTGCCTGGTAGCGCCGGACGAGTGCGGCGGGGCATTCGCAGCCGGCGCCGTTCAGGGTGTGGCGTCCACAGGGGCAGGGGTTGGCCGCGAGAGCGAGGAGGAAGCGGGCGGGGAGGCGGACGACTCCGGCGGCTCGGGCGATGACGACATGCCCGGATTCGAGGGGCTGACGGAGGGCGTCGAGAGCCTTTCCGGAGAATTCCGGGGCTTCGTCCAGGAAGAGGATGCCGCGGTGGGCGAGGGAGACGGCGCCGGGCCTGGGGAGGCCGTTTCCGCCGCCGACGAGGGACTGCATGGTGGCGGAGTGGTGGGGCGCGCAGTAGGGGGCGCGGCGGACGAGAGGCTCGCCGGGCGGGAGGATGCCCGCGACGGAGTGGACGGCGGTGACTTCAAGGGATTCCTGCCGTGTGAGGGGCGGGAGGATGCCGGGAAGGCGTTCGGCCAGCATCGTCTTTCCGGCGCCGGGTGGGCCGGAGAGCAGGAGGTGGTGGCTGCCCGCGGCGGCGACTTCGAGGGCGCGGCGGGCTCGGTGCTGCCCGGCGACGTCGGTGAGGTCGGGGCCTTCGGCGGGGTCGGTGGGGTCGGCGGCGAGTCCGGTGCCGAGGCCGGCGCCGGGGACGAGGAGTCCGGCGAGCATGGCGTCGGGTCGGCCGGCCTCGGTGGGTTCCTCCTCGGGGACGGGTTCGTCGGTGAGGACGGCGATCAGCTGGCGGAGGCTGCGGACGCCGAGGACGGAGACGCCCGGGACGAGGGCGGCTTCGCCGGCGGTCTGTTCGGGGACGACGACCTGGCGGTATCCGGCGTCGGCGGCGGCGAGGACGGCGGGGAGGATGCCGCGGACGGGCCGGACGCGTCCGTCGAGGCCGAGTTCTCCGATGAGGACGAGGTCGGCGATGGCGCGCGGGTCGATGCGCTCGGCGGCGCCGAGCACCGCCGCCGCGACGGCGAGGTCGAAGCCTGATCCCCCCTTCGGGACGGATGCGGGGCTGAGTCCGACGGTGAGTTTCTTCTGGGGCCATTCGGCGCCGGAGTTGACGACGGCGGCGCGGACGCGGTCGCGGCTCTCGGTGAGGCTCTTGTCGGGGAGGCCGACGAGGGTGAAGGCGGCGACGCCGGGTTCGAGGTCGGCCTGGACCTCGACGACGACGCCTTCGACGCCGACGAGGGCGACGGAGCAGGTGCGGGCGAATCCCATCTCAGGCCACCCCCTGGGCGTGGGTGAGGAGCGGGGCGCCGCGGCGGGGCAGGACGATGCCGATGAGGTCGATGCGGACGCCCCCGAAGGGGGCGGGGATGCCGTTGCGGTCGAGCCAGCAGGCGGCGAGGCGTCGGAGCCGGTCCGCCTTGCGGGGTGTGACGGCGGCCATCGGGTGTTCGTACGCGCCGTCGCGCCGGGTCTTGACCTCGCAGATGACGAGGGTGTCGCCGTGGCGGGCGACGATGTCGATCTCGCCGGTCCGGCCGCAGCGCCAGTTGCGGGCGAGGATGTGCATGCCGGTCGCGGTGAGCAGGCGGGCGGCCAGCTCTTCCCCGTACCGTCCGAGTGCTTGGGTCCTGTTCATGCGGTACCACCTCCGTCACCGACTGTGACGGAGAGGAGGGGACCGCGTGCGGCGCTGTGGACGGCCGGGGGTCTGTGGAAAACCCGCTCACCCTTGCGGGCGAGCGGGTTCAGCTGCCGGGGAGTTCGAGGTCGCTCTTGTTGAGCTCCTCGATGTTCACGTCCTTGAAGGTCAGAACGCGGACCTGCTTGACGAACCTGGCCGGCCTGTACATGTCCCAGACCCAGGCGTCGGCCATGCTGACCTCGAAGAAGACCTCGCCCTGGACCGAGTGCACCTGCATCTCGTAGTCATTGGTGAGGTAGAAGCGGCGCTCGGTCTCGATCACGTATTTGAACAGCCCGACGACATCGCGGTACTCCCGGTAGAGCTTCAGCTCCATCTCGGTCTCGTACTTCTCGAGGTCCTCGGCGCTCATGGCATGTTCCCCTTCAGCCGTGCGTCCCCCTATTGTGCGCCAGGCGGACGCGCCCCTAAACGATTTCCGGGGCGAGAACCACCGGTGCACGCGGAGGTCCCTCGTCGAGCAGCGTGCGCAGCAGCTCGGCGAGTCTGGTCGGGTACACCGTCTCACGGGCCGCCGACAGTTCGGCGGAGGTCCACCATCTGAGGCCCGCGAGGCTGCGGTTCTCCAGTTCGGTGAGGGCCTGGGGCCGGGGTGCGGCCTCGGTTCTCCGGGTGCGGGCGAGGTAGTACCACTCGTCCTGGTCCCAGCGGCGCCCGTCGAAGGGGAACGAGCAGTACCGCGTCCAGAGCACGGGCCCGAGGTCGATGTCGGTGATGCCGGTCTCCTCGGCGAGCTCGCGCAGGGCGGCCTCCTGCCGGGTCTCGTCGCCCTCCAGGCCTCCGCCCGGCGTGAACCACCAGGTCCGACCGGGGTCGTCGGGCTCGTACCCGTGCAGGAGGAGGATGCGGTCGTCGGGGTCGAGCAGGACGACCCGCGCGACCTGTCGGACCTCGGCGCGAGGGGCGGCCCCCGGCGCGGTGCCGGGCTCGCCGCACGGCCCGGCACCGGGCCCCTGCGTCTGCGGTGCCGCGGAGTCCGTCATGTACCCACCTTCTCCCGTGCCCCGGCCGCGGTGCCCGTCGATCGGCGCTCGGTGAGCCGGCCGGCCAGCCGTACCGCCGGCCCGTACGCACCCCCGAGCAGCACCAGCACGCCTCCGGCCGCGATCGCGCCCAGGAGGGACATGACGGGGCCGGGCTCCGAGATCCCGCCGGGAAGCCCGGCGAAGCCCGTCGGGCGGTCCAGGAGGCCCTTGGCGGGCCAGACCACGGCGTCGACCCTGGCGATCACGGAGGAGCGGGGCACGGAGCCCTGTCCGGCCTCTTCCATGTGCGTACGGGAGTCGAGCGAGGTGTGCCGGTCGTCGCCGAGGAGGAAGAGGTTGCCGGCCGGGACAGTGACGGAGAAGTCCGTACCGGAGGCGATGACCCTGCCGCCCGCTCCGGGTCGCAGGTAGGGCTCGTCGACGGGCTTGCCGTTGACGGTGAGGCGGCCGTCGGCCTCGCAGCAGGCGACGGTGTCACCGCCGACGGCGACGACCCGCTTGACCGTGGGCACGTTGCCCCAGAGGGGGTCGGTGAAGACGACGACGTCGCCGCGCCGCACCTCGTCGCCGTCGACGCGCTGGGCGAGGATCTTGGATCCGACGTCGAGGGTGGGGGTCATGGAGTCGGTGGGGACGGAGTACGGCTGGTAGAGCAGGGCTCCCCAGACGAAGCCGCCGAGGAAGAGCACACAGCCGACGGCCACGGCCAGCCCCGACAGCACGCTGCCGAGGCGGCCGTGGCCGCCCTTGGTCCGT is a window encoding:
- a CDS encoding M23 family metallopeptidase codes for the protein MHLTALILTLGLLWPVGPPPPEILRGWQPPPGPYAAGHRGVDLAAPPGTPVLAPTAGTVTFAGPVGGRGVLTLTLPNSGAPPLRTTFTPVTPLVEPGTRVPAGTPIARVAPGTHCPESCLHWGLLRGDQYLNPLLLTARAPSRLLPMGTPS
- a CDS encoding helix-turn-helix domain-containing protein, with amino-acid sequence MQRGALLDAARSLLSEGGTEALTFPALAERTGLARSSVYEYFRSRAAVVEELCAVDFPVWAAEVEFAMDGAGTPQGKVEAYVRKQLELVGDRRHRAVVAISASELDDGAREKIRAAHGGLVAMIVEALAALGQPQPRLGAMLLQGVVDAAVRRIELGAAEDPAEIAEAAVTMALHGVNGTQP
- the whiG gene encoding RNA polymerase sigma factor WhiG, which produces MPQHTSGSDRAAVPPAARGTVRPPAPTSLDELWRSYKDTGDERLREQLILHYSPLVKYVAGRVSVGLPSNVEQADFVSSGVFGLIDAIEKFDVERAIKFETYAITRIRGAMIDELRALDWIPRSVRQKARNVERAYATLEAQLRRTPSETEVAAEMDITLEELHAVFSQLSLANVVALEELLHVGGEGGDRLSLMDTLEDTAADNPVEVAEDRELRRLLARAINTLPEREKTVVTLYYYEGLTLAEIGHVLGVTESRVSQIHTKSVLQLRAKLADVGR
- the dprA gene encoding DNA-processing protein DprA encodes the protein MTTPASDPRPETPGTASLGERLARATLSRAVEPGDEHAGRWLQRYGATGFLDRLLDTTPAPRGDGEADPFPGTAPRRVASWRLRATAADPTRDLATIHDLGGRFLVPGDTEWPRQLDDLADTRPLGLWVRGPADLRTWALRSVALVGARACTPYGAHTAADLATGLARQGWVVVSGAAYGIDGAAHRGALAAGGATVAVLACGVDTPYPRGHDQLIRRVAEQGLVVGELPPESHPTPSRFILRNRVIAALTRGTVVIEAQHRSGSLVTARAAARLGRHTMGVPGPVTSALSAGVHELLRGDATLVTDADEIVELVGDMGQLAPARRGPVLPRDLLAPATAHILEAIPARGPTPTTVIARRAGTTPDDTLAKLYELHSLGFVERHGDGWQLTNTTTPVSNARRGGT
- a CDS encoding YifB family Mg chelatase-like AAA ATPase, whose amino-acid sequence is MGFARTCSVALVGVEGVVVEVQADLEPGVAAFTLVGLPDKSLTESRDRVRAAVVNSGAEWPQKKLTVGLSPASVPKGGSGFDLAVAAAVLGAAERIDPRAIADLVLIGELGLDGRVRPVRGILPAVLAAADAGYRQVVVPEQTAGEAALVPGVSVLGVRSLRQLIAVLTDEPVPEEEPTEAGRPDAMLAGLLVPGAGLGTGLAADPTDPAEGPDLTDVAGQHRARRALEVAAAGSHHLLLSGPPGAGKTMLAERLPGILPPLTRQESLEVTAVHSVAGILPPGEPLVRRAPYCAPHHSATMQSLVGGGNGLPRPGAVSLAHRGILFLDEAPEFSGKALDALRQPLESGHVVIARAAGVVRLPARFLLALAANPCPCGRHTLNGAGCECPAALVRRYQARLSGPLLDRVDLRVDVEPVTRADLLGQGGRGETTAVVAERVREARARATARLGDTPWSVNSEIPGHELRTRYLAAPGALATAERDIERGLLTARGLDRVLRVAWTVADLAGHDRPDSEDIALALELRTGIARGVPVGAGDRA
- a CDS encoding YraN family protein — translated: MNRTQALGRYGEELAARLLTATGMHILARNWRCGRTGEIDIVARHGDTLVICEVKTRRDGAYEHPMAAVTPRKADRLRRLAACWLDRNGIPAPFGGVRIDLIGIVLPRRGAPLLTHAQGVA
- a CDS encoding DUF2469 domain-containing protein; the encoded protein is MSAEDLEKYETEMELKLYREYRDVVGLFKYVIETERRFYLTNDYEMQVHSVQGEVFFEVSMADAWVWDMYRPARFVKQVRVLTFKDVNIEELNKSDLELPGS
- a CDS encoding NUDIX hydrolase, which encodes MTDSAAPQTQGPGAGPCGEPGTAPGAAPRAEVRQVARVVLLDPDDRILLLHGYEPDDPGRTWWFTPGGGLEGDETRQEAALRELAEETGITDIDLGPVLWTRYCSFPFDGRRWDQDEWYYLARTRRTEAAPRPQALTELENRSLAGLRWWTSAELSAARETVYPTRLAELLRTLLDEGPPRAPVVLAPEIV
- the lepB gene encoding signal peptidase I, with translation MSGNIRTKGGHGRLGSVLSGLAVAVGCVLFLGGFVWGALLYQPYSVPTDSMTPTLDVGSKILAQRVDGDEVRRGDVVVFTDPLWGNVPTVKRVVAVGGDTVACCEADGRLTVNGKPVDEPYLRPGAGGRVIASGTDFSVTVPAGNLFLLGDDRHTSLDSRTHMEEAGQGSVPRSSVIARVDAVVWPAKGLLDRPTGFAGLPGGISEPGPVMSLLGAIAAGGVLVLLGGAYGPAVRLAGRLTERRSTGTAAGAREKVGT